The Burkholderia mallei ATCC 23344 genome has a window encoding:
- a CDS encoding TraR/DksA family transcriptional regulator, which produces MAAFDEHQLQVLGALLRACRQALQADVRAGERQRADEPYANLAGPAPDEGDEANADLFVDVDHALLGMKLAELRDVDAALQRIARRDYGCCADCGQPIAYERLLARPTALRCAPCQRAHERRFATQPRPSL; this is translated from the coding sequence ATGGCAGCGTTCGACGAGCATCAACTCCAGGTTCTGGGAGCTTTGCTGCGCGCATGCAGGCAGGCGCTCCAGGCGGACGTGCGCGCAGGCGAGCGGCAGCGCGCCGACGAGCCGTACGCGAACCTCGCGGGCCCCGCGCCCGACGAAGGCGACGAAGCGAATGCGGATCTGTTCGTCGATGTCGACCATGCGCTGCTCGGCATGAAGCTTGCCGAGCTGCGCGACGTCGATGCGGCGTTGCAGCGGATCGCGCGGCGCGATTACGGTTGCTGCGCGGATTGTGGGCAGCCGATCGCATACGAGCGCCTGCTCGCGCGGCCGACCGCGCTGCGCTGTGCCCCGTGCCAGCGCGCGCACGAGCGGCGGTTCGCGACGCAGCCGAGGCCGTCGCTGTGA
- the phaZ gene encoding polyhydroxyalkanoate depolymerase, whose amino-acid sequence MLYAWLEAQREFFRACQPWAGAAQRAGAGARPAGWPTWGPMARAADAVPAPPPFAIASIEIDGAAVPVDECVVDDTPFCALRKFSRRLRGDAAARPAVFLCTPLAGHHAVMLRETVETILATRDVYVTDWRNARDVPPEAGAFGLDDYVCTLERFVAGAAGDGLHMMAVCQATVPALAAVALLAARDVHVTSVALLGGPVDTRSHPTLIDRFALEHDLDWFRRTAIDIVPPPYAGAGRRVYPGFIQHAAIIVAHPQRRASLESRYWTAWMTGDFAAAARCLREMNEYGAVLDMTERYFLDTIRVIFHERLLAQGRWSIGRRLVAPRRLTRTALCTIEGGRDDIAGAGQTHAAHALCDAVPDAVRERITEPDCDHYDLFLGPRWRRTIHPALDAFWTRAEAARAAAGEPRPTAERAERRIAH is encoded by the coding sequence ATGCTGTACGCGTGGCTCGAAGCGCAACGTGAATTCTTCCGCGCATGCCAGCCGTGGGCGGGCGCCGCGCAGCGCGCGGGCGCGGGCGCGCGCCCGGCCGGCTGGCCGACATGGGGCCCGATGGCGCGCGCGGCCGATGCCGTTCCCGCGCCGCCGCCGTTCGCGATCGCGTCGATCGAGATCGACGGCGCGGCCGTGCCGGTCGATGAGTGCGTCGTCGACGACACGCCGTTCTGCGCGCTGCGCAAGTTCTCCCGCCGGCTACGCGGCGACGCGGCCGCGCGCCCCGCGGTCTTTCTGTGCACGCCGCTCGCCGGCCACCATGCGGTGATGCTGCGCGAGACCGTCGAGACGATACTCGCGACGCGCGACGTCTACGTGACCGACTGGCGCAACGCGCGCGACGTCCCGCCCGAAGCCGGCGCGTTCGGCCTCGACGACTACGTGTGCACGCTCGAGCGCTTCGTCGCCGGCGCGGCCGGCGACGGGCTGCACATGATGGCGGTCTGCCAGGCGACGGTGCCCGCGCTCGCGGCCGTCGCGCTGCTCGCGGCGCGCGACGTGCATGTCACGAGCGTCGCGCTGCTCGGCGGCCCCGTCGACACGCGCTCGCACCCCACGCTTATCGATCGCTTCGCGCTCGAACACGACCTCGACTGGTTCCGCCGCACGGCGATCGACATCGTGCCGCCGCCGTACGCCGGCGCGGGGCGGCGCGTCTATCCGGGCTTCATCCAGCATGCGGCGATCATCGTCGCGCATCCGCAGCGGCGCGCGTCGCTCGAGAGCCGCTACTGGACCGCATGGATGACGGGCGACTTCGCGGCCGCCGCGCGGTGCCTACGCGAGATGAACGAATACGGCGCGGTGCTCGACATGACCGAGCGCTATTTCCTCGATACGATTCGCGTGATCTTCCACGAGCGGCTGCTCGCGCAGGGGCGCTGGTCGATCGGCCGCCGCCTCGTCGCGCCGCGGCGGCTCACGCGCACCGCGCTCTGCACGATCGAGGGCGGCCGCGACGACATCGCCGGCGCCGGCCAGACGCACGCGGCGCACGCACTATGCGACGCGGTGCCCGACGCCGTGCGCGAGCGGATCACCGAGCCGGACTGCGATCACTACGACCTCTTCCTCGGCCCGCGCTGGCGGCGCACGATCCATCCGGCGCTCGACGCATTCTGGACGCGCGCGGAAGCGGCGCGTGCCGCAGCCGGCGAGCCGCGGCCCACCGCCGAGCGTGCGGAGCGCCGCATCGCGCACTGA
- a CDS encoding ribonucleotide reductase-like protein (class I; catalyzes the formation of deoxyribonucleotides from their corresponding ribonucleotides), translating into MRTINKRTRTIAHADSFVRMIGDMDDQPICDAVFADRYALPGEHSRAQACARVARALALAEPMATRSGAARRFYRNLLNGAFGAGRIMARAGAAPDQTMASCFVHPIRAPAALTRFHPNLDEALDEARLALAMGADIGYDFSAIPPAGARPDADHPDSPGVCAALDRFDRIGTQAGERDGRRRAQLAVLRCDHPDLLAFAAAKHRHAGRHARWTTLELAVAATDAFMQAVEQDLPWTLRHTAPPRDAPGGALPGADGAWTYASVPARHVWREIVSAARDGAGPGLVFVDAIDAADPLRGRERIDATSPCGAQPLPPYGSAMLGAIDLSRFVRNPFGAGGEPRFDFAAFDTAVRIEVRLLDNALDVTRWPLAAHARESYQKRRIGVGVTGLADMLAMMRLRYDSPAAREMARYIASDLRHHAYAASAELAAERGAYPLCDRHAHLDALRAGPPLPHAVCHAIERDGLRHSHLTSFAPVIGVSLAFGDHCSPGIEPARAWIEHRPVRAGAAGAPGMRAENHAHRLFRSLRGERAALPDYFATDADVAPGERLAMRVALQPYVDAGIDNTLTLANHYSLEEVNALLFAAWRAKLKSVAIRRADLARDAQPSDDDGV; encoded by the coding sequence TTGCGGACGATCAACAAACGCACGCGCACCATTGCCCACGCCGATTCGTTCGTCCGCATGATCGGCGACATGGACGACCAACCGATCTGCGACGCCGTATTCGCCGACCGCTACGCGCTGCCCGGCGAGCATTCGCGCGCTCAGGCGTGCGCGCGGGTCGCGCGTGCGCTCGCGCTCGCGGAGCCGATGGCGACCCGTTCGGGCGCGGCGCGGCGCTTCTACCGGAACCTGCTGAACGGCGCGTTCGGCGCGGGCCGCATCATGGCGCGCGCGGGCGCCGCGCCGGATCAGACGATGGCGAGCTGCTTCGTGCATCCGATCCGCGCCCCCGCCGCGCTCACGCGCTTTCATCCGAACCTCGACGAGGCGCTCGACGAAGCGCGCCTCGCGCTCGCGATGGGCGCCGACATCGGCTACGACTTCTCGGCCATCCCGCCCGCCGGCGCGCGGCCCGACGCGGACCATCCCGATTCGCCCGGCGTGTGCGCGGCGCTCGACCGGTTCGACCGGATCGGCACGCAGGCGGGCGAGCGCGACGGCCGCCGCCGCGCGCAGCTCGCGGTGCTGCGCTGCGATCACCCGGATCTGCTCGCGTTCGCCGCCGCAAAGCACCGGCATGCGGGCAGGCATGCGCGCTGGACGACGCTCGAGCTCGCGGTGGCCGCCACCGACGCATTCATGCAGGCGGTCGAGCAGGATCTGCCGTGGACGCTGCGGCACACGGCGCCGCCGCGCGACGCGCCGGGCGGCGCGCTGCCCGGCGCGGACGGCGCATGGACGTACGCGAGCGTGCCCGCGCGCCACGTGTGGCGCGAGATCGTGTCGGCCGCGCGCGACGGCGCGGGGCCCGGCCTCGTATTCGTCGATGCGATCGACGCCGCCGATCCGCTGCGCGGCCGCGAGCGGATCGACGCGACGAGCCCGTGCGGCGCGCAGCCGCTGCCGCCCTACGGCAGCGCGATGCTCGGCGCGATCGATCTGTCGCGCTTCGTGCGCAATCCGTTCGGCGCCGGCGGCGAGCCGCGCTTCGATTTCGCCGCGTTCGACACGGCCGTGCGCATCGAGGTGCGCCTGCTCGACAACGCGCTCGACGTCACGCGCTGGCCGCTCGCCGCGCATGCGCGCGAGTCGTATCAGAAGCGGCGGATCGGCGTCGGCGTGACGGGGCTCGCGGACATGCTCGCGATGATGCGGCTGCGCTACGATTCGCCGGCCGCGCGCGAGATGGCGCGCTATATCGCGTCCGACCTGCGCCACCACGCGTACGCGGCGTCGGCCGAGCTCGCCGCCGAGCGCGGCGCGTATCCGCTGTGCGACCGCCACGCGCATCTCGACGCGCTGCGCGCGGGGCCGCCGCTGCCGCACGCGGTCTGCCACGCGATCGAGCGCGACGGGCTGCGCCACAGTCATCTGACGTCGTTCGCGCCCGTCATCGGCGTGAGCCTCGCGTTCGGCGATCACTGCTCGCCCGGCATCGAGCCGGCCCGCGCGTGGATCGAGCACCGCCCGGTGCGCGCGGGCGCCGCCGGCGCGCCGGGCATGCGCGCGGAAAACCACGCGCACCGGCTGTTCCGGTCGCTGCGCGGCGAGCGCGCCGCGCTGCCGGACTACTTCGCGACCGATGCGGACGTCGCGCCGGGCGAGCGCCTCGCGATGCGCGTGGCGCTGCAGCCGTATGTCGACGCGGGAATCGACAATACGCTGACCCTCGCGAACCATTATTCGCTCGAAGAGGTCAACGCATTGCTGTTCGCCGCGTGGCGCGCGAAGCTGAAGAGCGTGGCGATACGGCGCGCGGATCTCGCGCGCGACGCGCAGCCGAGCGACGACGACGGCGTTTAG
- a CDS encoding bifunctional aminoglycoside phosphotransferase/ATP-binding protein — protein sequence MTTGAVAARRLPRRGTARGRRAPSRAFTIHGGDEMRRSRPPKPAKPAAVRRRPHGAARAHAIRGNGPQRRAVRERAARRLSRDIDAALRRASTYPHPAGPIVRIETHLSVVYLVGRFAYKRLKPFDFGFANFTELAARRRACEAELALNRPLAAPIYLAAGPLVRRARGLRLFGAGAAVDHVVRMRRFDERMLFSRLLARGALDAADIDAAATRLAAYHLHAPRDIPRRAYGSARELRRQLDDMLAPLERALGAALPASLRAWCVRRCDELAAHLDARRADGYVRACHGDLHLNNVVKRGRDALMFDCIDFDDALRWIDVINDLSFLLMDLHAHDRAALAHRLLNRWLDETGDFAGLAALPLYVAYRALVRALVATMRAGGDAAARAARIERARRYVDVAAHAARARRPCLLLCHGYSGSGKSVASRALADVSGAIRLSSDSERKRARPFAAVDARPLPASAYTPQQIDAQYERLRALARDVLRAGYTALVDATFLSHARRARFFALARELGVPVYVLDFHASRACLERRVDARAAARDDRSDAGAAVLATQRASADPLDADERARTIGFDTDVPLATLRSAGYWRPVLDAARVDAQATR from the coding sequence ATGACGACGGGCGCCGTCGCGGCGCGGCGGCTTCCTCGCCGCGGCACGGCGCGCGGCCGGCGCGCCCCGTCGCGCGCGTTCACGATCCACGGAGGTGACGAGATGCGCCGTTCGCGCCCGCCGAAGCCCGCGAAGCCCGCCGCCGTCCGGCGCCGCCCGCACGGCGCGGCGCGCGCGCACGCCATTCGCGGCAACGGTCCGCAGCGGCGCGCCGTGCGCGAACGCGCGGCCCGCCGCCTGTCGCGCGACATCGACGCGGCGCTGCGCCGCGCGTCGACCTACCCGCATCCGGCCGGCCCTATCGTGCGCATCGAAACGCACCTCTCCGTCGTTTATCTCGTCGGGCGCTTCGCGTACAAGCGCCTGAAGCCGTTCGATTTCGGCTTCGCGAATTTCACCGAACTCGCCGCGCGCCGCCGCGCGTGCGAAGCGGAGCTCGCGCTGAACCGCCCGCTCGCCGCGCCGATCTATCTCGCCGCCGGCCCGCTCGTGCGCCGCGCGCGCGGCTTGCGCCTGTTCGGCGCGGGCGCGGCCGTCGACCACGTCGTCCGGATGCGCCGCTTCGACGAGCGGATGCTGTTCTCCCGGCTGCTCGCGCGCGGCGCGCTCGACGCGGCGGACATCGATGCCGCCGCGACGCGCCTCGCCGCCTACCATCTGCACGCGCCGCGCGACATCCCGCGGCGCGCGTACGGCAGCGCGCGCGAGCTGCGCCGGCAGCTCGACGACATGCTCGCGCCGCTCGAGCGCGCGCTCGGCGCGGCGCTGCCGGCGTCGCTGCGCGCGTGGTGCGTGCGGCGCTGCGACGAGCTCGCCGCGCACCTGGACGCCCGGCGAGCCGACGGCTACGTCCGCGCATGCCACGGCGATCTGCACCTGAACAACGTCGTGAAGCGCGGCCGCGACGCGCTGATGTTCGACTGCATCGATTTCGACGACGCGCTGCGCTGGATCGACGTGATCAACGATCTGTCGTTTCTGTTGATGGATCTGCACGCGCACGATCGCGCCGCCCTCGCGCACCGCCTGCTGAACCGTTGGCTCGACGAAACGGGCGATTTCGCCGGCCTCGCCGCGCTGCCGCTGTATGTCGCGTATCGCGCGCTCGTGCGGGCGCTCGTCGCGACGATGCGCGCGGGCGGCGACGCCGCGGCGCGCGCCGCGCGCATCGAGCGCGCGCGCCGGTACGTCGACGTCGCCGCGCACGCGGCCCGCGCGCGCCGCCCATGCCTGCTGCTGTGCCACGGCTATTCGGGCTCGGGCAAATCGGTTGCGAGCCGCGCGCTCGCCGACGTGTCCGGTGCGATCCGGCTGTCGAGCGACAGCGAGCGCAAGCGCGCCCGACCGTTCGCGGCGGTCGACGCGCGGCCGCTTCCCGCGAGCGCGTACACGCCGCAGCAGATCGACGCGCAATACGAGCGCCTGCGCGCGCTCGCGCGCGACGTGCTGCGCGCCGGCTACACGGCGCTCGTCGACGCGACGTTTCTCTCGCATGCGCGCCGCGCACGCTTCTTCGCGCTCGCGCGCGAGCTGGGCGTGCCCGTGTACGTGCTCGATTTCCATGCGAGCCGCGCATGCCTCGAGCGGCGCGTCGATGCGCGCGCCGCCGCGCGCGACGATCGTTCGGACGCGGGCGCGGCCGTGCTCGCGACGCAACGCGCGAGCGCCGATCCGCTCGATGCCGACGAGCGCGCGCGCACGATCGGCTTCGATACCGACGTGCCGCTCGCGACGCTCCGGTCGGCCGGCTATTGGCGGCCGGTGCTCGACGCCGCGCGGGTGGACGCGCAAGCGACGCGTTGA
- a CDS encoding quinone oxidoreductase — MPHRTAPHRNGNGNGNGDGNDDRTPPPAGSARAARRADSRANRTRSRAHARRAGEIRRSRGPRRNGHRPRERRPNARSTHRPSAVDLGQSAPAGRSID, encoded by the coding sequence ATGCCGCACCGCACCGCACCGCACCGCAACGGCAACGGCAACGGCAACGGCGACGGCAACGACGACCGCACGCCGCCCCCGGCCGGCTCGGCGCGCGCGGCGCGTCGCGCGGACTCGCGGGCGAACCGCACGCGCAGCCGCGCGCACGCACGCCGCGCCGGCGAGATACGTCGCTCGCGCGGGCCGCGCCGCAACGGCCACCGCCCGCGCGAGCGGCGACCGAATGCCCGCTCCACTCACCGCCCGTCCGCCGTTGATCTGGGTCAATCCGCGCCCGCTGGCCGCTCCATAGACTGA
- a CDS encoding SulP family inorganic anion transporter, translated as MTERERAARGRNDARRGGGDSGGDDEAWRRWLPGIATLRTYRRAWLARDLYAGVALTAVLVPVGMSYAQAAGLPVIAGLNASIAALVGYAIFGPSRILVLGPDSALAALIAGAIAPLAHGEPAHAVALAAALALMSGGFCVLAGLLKLGFVTDLLSKPIQYGYLNGLALTLIASQLPSLLGTVPLGGTFVDQVASLAATVAQGRIDFASLALGGGCLAGIALLRRVAPAWPGMLIAVAGASIVAAWLGAAPDAGGAHAHVAYAHVANAHVALVGSLAGTLPPLGLPSISLADASRLIAGALAIAMVSVADISVLSHVFAQHDGSETDRNQELCALGAANLLAGMLRGCAVSSSASRTPVALAAGARTQLTSLVAAACIALLLIAPTLLARVPLAALAAVVVYSANALVDVRAIVRLYRVRRGECAVSVLCFAGVVLLGVVPGILLAVGLSLLSFVWRAWHPYDAVLGRVEGMHGYHDVSRHPGATLTRGLVAFRWDAPLFHANATIFRDHVRDAIAEAGAPVRCVVIAAEPITDVDVTAADMLATLRDELAARRIALVFAEMKGPVKDRLRTYGLFEKIGADHFFPTVTDAIEHFTRMRKDVATARRARR; from the coding sequence TTGACCGAACGCGAACGCGCCGCGCGCGGGCGCAACGACGCGCGGCGCGGCGGCGGCGATAGCGGCGGCGACGACGAGGCGTGGCGGCGCTGGCTGCCGGGCATCGCGACGTTGCGCACGTACCGGCGCGCGTGGCTCGCACGGGATCTGTACGCGGGCGTCGCGCTGACCGCGGTGCTCGTGCCGGTCGGCATGAGCTACGCTCAGGCGGCGGGCCTGCCGGTCATCGCCGGCCTGAACGCGTCGATCGCCGCGCTCGTCGGCTACGCGATCTTCGGGCCAAGCAGGATCCTGGTGCTCGGCCCCGATTCGGCGCTCGCCGCGCTGATCGCCGGCGCGATCGCGCCGCTCGCGCACGGCGAGCCCGCGCACGCGGTCGCGCTCGCGGCCGCGCTCGCGTTGATGTCCGGCGGCTTTTGCGTGCTCGCCGGCCTGCTGAAGCTGGGCTTCGTCACCGATCTGCTGTCCAAGCCGATTCAATACGGCTATCTGAACGGGCTCGCGCTGACGCTGATCGCGAGCCAGTTGCCGAGCCTGCTCGGCACCGTGCCGCTCGGCGGCACATTCGTCGACCAGGTCGCGAGCCTCGCCGCCACCGTCGCGCAAGGCCGGATCGATTTCGCGTCGCTCGCGCTCGGCGGCGGCTGTCTCGCCGGCATCGCGCTGCTGCGGCGCGTCGCGCCTGCGTGGCCGGGCATGCTGATCGCGGTCGCCGGCGCGTCGATCGTCGCCGCGTGGCTCGGCGCGGCGCCGGACGCGGGCGGCGCACACGCGCATGTCGCCTACGCGCATGTCGCAAACGCGCATGTCGCTCTCGTCGGCTCGCTCGCCGGCACGCTGCCGCCGCTCGGCCTGCCGTCGATCTCGCTCGCCGACGCGAGCCGGCTCATCGCCGGCGCGCTCGCGATCGCGATGGTGTCGGTCGCCGACATCAGCGTGCTGTCGCATGTGTTCGCGCAGCACGACGGCAGCGAAACGGACCGCAATCAGGAACTGTGCGCGCTCGGCGCGGCGAACCTGCTCGCCGGCATGCTGCGCGGCTGCGCCGTCAGCAGCAGCGCGTCGCGCACGCCCGTCGCGCTCGCGGCCGGCGCGCGCACCCAGTTGACGAGCCTCGTCGCGGCCGCGTGCATCGCGCTGCTGCTCATCGCGCCGACGCTGCTCGCCCGCGTGCCGCTCGCGGCGCTCGCGGCCGTCGTCGTCTATTCGGCGAACGCGCTCGTCGACGTGCGTGCGATCGTTCGGCTCTATCGCGTGCGCCGCGGCGAATGCGCCGTATCGGTGCTCTGCTTCGCGGGCGTCGTGCTGCTCGGCGTCGTGCCGGGCATCCTGCTCGCGGTCGGGCTGTCGCTGCTGTCGTTCGTCTGGCGCGCGTGGCACCCGTACGACGCGGTGCTCGGCCGCGTCGAGGGCATGCACGGCTATCACGACGTGTCGCGCCACCCGGGCGCGACCCTGACGCGCGGCCTCGTCGCGTTTCGCTGGGACGCGCCGCTGTTCCATGCGAACGCGACGATCTTTCGCGATCACGTGCGCGACGCGATCGCCGAGGCCGGCGCGCCGGTGCGCTGCGTCGTGATCGCCGCCGAACCGATCACCGATGTCGACGTCACCGCCGCCGACATGCTCGCGACGCTGCGCGACGAGCTCGCCGCGCGGCGGATCGCGCTGGTGTTCGCGGAAATGAAGGGGCCGGTCAAGGACCGGTTGCGCACGTACGGGCTCTTCGAGAAGATCGGCGCCGATCATTTTTTTCCGACGGTGACGGACGCGATCGAGCATTTCACGCGGATGCGCAAGGACGTGGCGACCGCGCGGCGGGCGCGGCGTTAG
- a CDS encoding CBS domain-containing protein — protein MNAAEICTREVVACRRTDTVLDAAHLMRDRHVGDLIVVDDAGHAHAPVGMLTDRDIVLSLIAKEVDPAALFVGEIMSAPAAVVHEHDSLWTIAQRMRLTGVRRMPVVNADGALVGMVSVDDLLASVAALFDEIASISRRQIHFEEKARD, from the coding sequence GTGAATGCTGCCGAGATCTGTACACGCGAGGTCGTCGCGTGCCGCCGCACCGATACCGTGCTCGACGCCGCGCACCTGATGCGCGACCGCCATGTCGGCGACCTGATCGTCGTCGACGACGCGGGGCACGCGCACGCGCCGGTCGGCATGCTGACCGACCGCGACATCGTGCTGTCGCTGATCGCGAAGGAAGTCGATCCCGCCGCGCTGTTCGTCGGCGAGATCATGTCCGCGCCGGCGGCCGTCGTTCACGAGCACGACAGCCTGTGGACGATCGCGCAGCGAATGCGGCTGACGGGTGTACGCCGGATGCCGGTCGTGAATGCCGACGGCGCGCTCGTCGGAATGGTGTCCGTCGACGATCTGCTGGCGAGCGTGGCGGCGTTGTTCGACGAGATCGCGTCGATTTCGCGGCGTCAGATTCATTTCGAGGAGAAGGCGCGGGATTGA
- a CDS encoding SagB/ThcOx family dehydrogenase, translating into MSDPELLTYQPIAVALPGPAEAGAPAVIDLPPPDLGAGLPLMSALSLRASTREFSSAALAPTTLGELLWAADGVNRPTTGGRTAPSAHAFNEIDIYAALPDGVYRYDAALHRLLLKHAVDARNLTGYQDFVGAAPLDLIYVVRMSRLLSMPKPLRETFSAVAAGAIAQNVALYCASTGLGCVVRGWINHRLLAEALSLNEDELPILAQTVGKPAAHP; encoded by the coding sequence ATGAGCGACCCCGAACTGCTGACCTACCAACCGATCGCCGTAGCATTGCCCGGGCCCGCCGAAGCCGGCGCGCCGGCGGTCATCGATCTGCCGCCGCCCGATCTCGGCGCGGGCCTGCCGCTGATGTCCGCGCTGTCGCTGCGGGCGAGCACGCGGGAATTCTCGTCCGCCGCGCTCGCGCCGACGACGCTCGGCGAACTGCTGTGGGCCGCCGACGGCGTCAACCGCCCCACGACGGGCGGCCGCACCGCACCGTCCGCGCATGCGTTCAACGAGATCGACATCTATGCCGCGCTGCCCGACGGCGTCTATCGCTACGACGCGGCGCTGCACCGCCTGCTGCTGAAGCACGCGGTCGACGCGCGCAATCTGACCGGCTACCAGGATTTCGTCGGCGCGGCGCCGCTCGATCTCATCTACGTCGTGCGCATGTCGCGGCTGCTGTCGATGCCCAAGCCGCTGCGCGAGACGTTCTCGGCGGTGGCGGCGGGCGCGATCGCGCAGAACGTCGCGCTGTATTGCGCGTCGACGGGGCTCGGCTGCGTCGTGCGCGGCTGGATCAACCATCGGCTGCTCGCCGAGGCGCTCAGCCTGAACGAGGACGAACTGCCGATCCTCGCGCAGACCGTCGGCAAGCCGGCCGCGCATCCGTGA
- a CDS encoding Hsp20/alpha crystallin family protein: MSNVTRYDPFSLEPVSDLFRGLFRPLRGIADADDEKLASMKIDVTENDQAYAVKAELPGVDKNDINVQIDGNTVSISAKVERNKELKEGERVIRRERYSGEFARTFSLANELDRDAASAQYQDGVLSLTLPKKASSEKKKLTIG; encoded by the coding sequence ATGAGCAATGTGACGCGTTACGACCCGTTTTCGCTGGAGCCTGTGTCCGATCTGTTCCGAGGTTTGTTCCGTCCGCTGCGCGGCATCGCGGACGCCGACGACGAGAAGCTCGCGTCGATGAAGATCGACGTGACCGAAAACGACCAGGCCTACGCCGTCAAGGCCGAGCTGCCGGGCGTCGACAAGAATGACATCAACGTGCAGATCGACGGCAATACCGTGTCGATTTCCGCGAAGGTCGAGCGAAACAAGGAACTGAAGGAAGGCGAGCGCGTGATTCGGCGCGAGCGCTATTCGGGCGAGTTCGCGCGAACCTTCTCGCTCGCGAACGAACTCGACCGCGACGCGGCGAGCGCGCAGTATCAGGACGGCGTGCTGTCGCTGACGCTGCCGAAGAAGGCGAGCTCGGAGAAGAAGAAGCTGACGATCGGCTGA
- a CDS encoding porin yields MMNAKSIAAAALAVAQAGLAHAQSSVTLYGALDAGVLWQNTSAASFSPTAPNTGAVVRFKDGGVYSSLWGIKGTEDLGGGYRVNFRLQGAFDGGTGKFGLSDAPGAVAAFNQIATLGVSGPFGTFNAGRQIVPMIYAMADTDVRAARFFGSVLTAWLGLNTAAGWPGNSTNAPIGALYDSDALVYQSPAFGGASLALEYAPGGVPGGVQRGARASIVLKYASNALNLAAVYYNGHDTNPAPGASATGLDNNRFVYVGAQYKLKDVAVSASYGNGRNPARGDRVNLDMFAFGLGYRVSPFFRVSSGVYYLKDRNRSANRSTSIVLGADYELSKHTTLYAQGGRVDNRGTMAQMLAYGQPVAPGLATTAAMLGMRHSF; encoded by the coding sequence ATGATGAACGCGAAATCGATCGCGGCGGCGGCGCTCGCCGTCGCGCAGGCGGGCCTCGCCCACGCACAATCGTCGGTCACGCTGTACGGCGCGCTCGATGCGGGCGTTCTGTGGCAGAACACGTCCGCCGCGTCGTTCAGCCCGACGGCGCCGAATACGGGCGCCGTCGTGCGCTTCAAGGACGGCGGCGTCTATTCGAGCCTCTGGGGCATCAAGGGAACGGAGGATCTCGGCGGCGGCTACCGCGTGAATTTTCGGCTGCAAGGCGCGTTCGACGGCGGCACCGGCAAGTTCGGGCTGAGCGACGCGCCCGGTGCGGTCGCCGCGTTCAATCAGATCGCGACGCTCGGCGTGTCCGGGCCGTTCGGCACGTTCAACGCGGGCCGGCAGATCGTACCGATGATCTACGCGATGGCCGACACCGACGTGCGCGCGGCGCGCTTCTTCGGCAGCGTGCTGACCGCTTGGCTCGGCCTGAATACCGCGGCCGGCTGGCCGGGCAACAGCACGAACGCGCCGATCGGCGCGCTCTACGACAGCGATGCGCTCGTCTACCAGTCGCCCGCGTTCGGCGGCGCGTCGCTCGCGCTCGAGTACGCGCCGGGCGGTGTGCCCGGCGGCGTGCAGCGCGGCGCGCGCGCGTCGATCGTGCTCAAGTACGCGTCGAACGCGCTCAACCTGGCCGCCGTCTATTACAACGGCCACGACACGAATCCGGCGCCGGGCGCGAGCGCGACGGGACTCGACAACAACCGCTTCGTCTACGTCGGCGCGCAGTACAAGCTGAAGGATGTCGCGGTGTCGGCGTCGTACGGCAACGGCCGGAATCCCGCGCGCGGCGATCGCGTGAACCTCGACATGTTCGCGTTCGGGCTCGGCTACCGCGTGTCGCCGTTCTTTCGCGTGAGCTCGGGCGTCTACTACCTGAAGGACCGGAACCGTTCGGCGAACCGGTCGACGTCGATCGTGCTCGGCGCCGATTACGAGCTGTCCAAGCACACCACGCTATATGCGCAGGGGGGGCGCGTCGACAATCGCGGCACGATGGCTCAGATGCTGGCGTACGGGCAGCCGGTCGCGCCGGGGCTCGCGACGACCGCCGCGATGCTAGGGATGCGTCATTCGTTCTAG